In Mustela lutreola isolate mMusLut2 chromosome 1, mMusLut2.pri, whole genome shotgun sequence, one genomic interval encodes:
- the ADRA2C gene encoding alpha-2C adrenergic receptor, with translation MASPALAAALAAAAGPNASSAGEGGSGGDANASGAAPGAAWGPPPGQYSAGAVAGLAAVVGFLIVFTVVGNVLVVIAVLTSRALRAPQNLFLVSLASADILVATLVMPFSLANELMAYWYFGQVWCGVYLALDVLFCTSSIVHLCAISLDRYWSVTQAVEYNLKRTPRRVKATIVAVWLISAVISFPPLVSLYRQPDSAAYPQCGLNDETWYILSSCIGSFFAPCLIMGLVYARIYRVAKLRTRTLSEKRAPTGPDGASPTTENGLGAAAGAGENGHCAPPRRPCADVDPEDSSAAAERRRRRGALRRGGRRRAAGEGGAGGAGGADVAAPGPGPGASDSGALAAARSPGPGGRLSRASSRSVEFFLSRRRRARSSVCRRKVAQAREKRFTFVLAVVMGVFVLCWFPFFFSYSLYGICREACQVPDPLFKFFFWIGYCNSSLNPVIYTVFNQDFRRSFKHILFRRRRRGFRQ, from the coding sequence ATGGCGTCCCCGGCGCTGGCGGCGgcgctggcggcggcggcgggccccAACGCGAGCAGCGCCGGCGAGGGGGGCAGCGGCGGGGACGCCAACGCCTCGGGCGCCGCTCCGGGGGCCGCCTGGGGGCCGCCCCCGGGCCAGTACTCGGCGGGCGCCGTGGCGGGGCTGGCTGCTGTGGTGGGCTTTCTCATCGTCTTCACCGTGGTGGGCAACGTGCTGGTGGTGATCGCCGTGCTGACCAGTCGGGCGCTGCGTGCGCCACAGAACCTCTTCCTGGTGTCGCTGGCCTCGGCCGACATCCTGGTGGCCACGCTGGTCATGCCTTTCTCACTGGCCAACGAGCTCATGGCCTACTGGTACTTCGGGCAAGTGTGGTGCGGCGTGTACCTGGCACTGGACGTGCTCTTCTGCACCTCGTCCATCGTGCACCTGTGCGCCATCAGCCTGGACCGCTACTGGTCGGTGACGCAGGCCGTCGAGTACAACCTGAAGCGCACACCGCGCCGCGTCAAGGCGACCATCGTGGCCGTGTGGCTCATCTCGGCCGTCATCTCCTTCCCACCGCTCGTCTCGCTCTACCGCCAGCCCGACAGTGCCGCCTACCCGCAGTGCGGCCTCAACGACGAGACATGGTACATCCTGTCGTCCTGCATCGGCTCCTTCTTCGCGCCCTGCCTCATCATGGGCCTGGTCTACGCGCGCATCTACCGCGTGGCCAAGCTGCGCACGCGCACGCTCAGCGAGAAGCGCGCGCCCACGGGCCCCGACGGGGCGTCCCCAACCACTGAGAATGGGCTGGGTGCTGCGGCGGGCGCGGGCGAGAACGGGCACTGCGCGCCCCCGCGCCGCCCGTGCGCGGACGTGGATCCGGAGGACAGCAGCGCGGCGGCGGAGCGGCGGCGGCGCCGGGGTGCGctgcggcggggcgggcggcggcgcgCTGCCGGGGAAGGGGGcgcgggcggcgcgggcggcgcCGACGTGGCGGCGCCCGGGCCGGGGCCAGGGGCGAGCGATTCGGGCGCGCTGGCTGCCGCTAGGTCCCCAGGTCCCGGCGGGCGCCTCTCGCGCGCCAGCTCTCGCTCCGTCGAGTTCTTTTTGTCGCGCCGCCGCCGGGCGCGCAGCAGCGTTTGCCGCCGCAAGGTGGCCCAGGCGCGCGAGAAGCGCTTCACCTTCGTGCTGGCGGTGGTCATGGGCGTGTTCGTGCTCTGCTGGTTCCCCTTCTTCTTCAGCTACAGCCTGTACGGCATATGCCGCGAGGCCTGCCAGGTGCCCGACCCGcttttcaagttctttttctGGATCGGCTACTGCAACAGCTCGCTCAACCCGGTCATCTACACCGTCTTTAACCAGGACTTCCGCCGTTCCTTTAAGCACATCCTCTTCCGACGGAGGAGAAGGGGCTTCAGGCAGTGA